The Fuerstiella sp. genome has a segment encoding these proteins:
- a CDS encoding type II and III secretion system protein has protein sequence MYKAIGFIACVSMMAASLYVFSGGDPSRMLSARTESANAEDGVLARQFMKDARQSAAQGNSVEARRLAAMAADLTTDWRSTEQTPQQFLKSLEGLTPDVTWSVADEVDWAILEPDAVAATGEQTTAEVELPSADTQQGRNLLNRAIAERFVGEAVQALKAGDTQHARTRALQAARMKIAWGLWEQKPEDILTAIDQAEGTETFLADDRSVDAKAETSVGQKQREAAELLNQARAAMDSKKFARALQLAERADAMAVQYGEFDDTPDLVRRDIHRFSGAMQQFGFVSDENIDFEQEVDRQFASAPASAAVQHADVDRDTGHPQKLSTAAAQQDQAWELLADPATVTHQDKPQAVVSANAEPNLFVVNPESLRDEGASKSAVLQANRIPIVASSDVVKEASFDDTLTADMSAEEAWQLGMAELRGGNQQAAKSAFLVAKKQIGELDGFRRQQLQDQLQELSSVRVNSVRMVAALPDDIDQAGEADPLTDAVDQHDARLQRTHAAVTNAVARAESLKDTDVEEGLRILDTTLADIESAGLAEESTQALSRYVNERRVELEAYRAQREPMIAMEERNESVRDKIERDIKHQIRIEQEVADLVQQYNDLSNQRRYAEAVLIAQKAYDLNPDLPETAAILAKSKLEKQIAFNEDVRTRSADQNLNALNDVEFTMARDRGDYLLPGITKWKEITSRRAGFGSSGRRLTESEQRIQKSLHSQVSLHFHDVPLTTIISDIANTHQINIVLDRKAIESQGLISSQTVSIDVDGIELRSALNLLLQQSGGLVYTVENEVLKITDSLEQESHFKPTAYPVADLVVPLSDKSQSGPFDNLNYRAGGSGLYQLEDDLNVQIGAGGSSRGGGASGTAGVDEFDFSGLKDMITTAVAPGTWDIDGGEGTIGVSENTLSLIIRQTPAVHDQIVELLEQLRKLQDLQVTVEVRFIAVSDDFFERIGVDFDFNVPDSLGDPIGVPAFGSNNFTLPGGGGAGGAAGVAGVAGAAGAAGAAGVGGIGGIAGAGGGLGGGGLGGGGMAGGGMAGGGMAGGGMAGGGAGMGMGLFQTVPRSNFTQDGFRRTTVGLAAPGQFTDDFDIQFQQGSFELGIPQFGNFDPTGGLSVGMAILSDLEAFFFLEAVQSDRRANVLFAPKVSVFNGQSATITDSTSRPYIASVAPVVGTGAVGFAPQIGQIQDGISLSVTAVISADRRYVRLSLSPMFNNLAKAATDAAEAHHAAAAHAAAHHAAAAHAAAHHAAAAHAAAHAAATQTTTNSSTTSTATGKCEGEDIKGALLSAACCASAFAASA, from the coding sequence GTGTACAAGGCCATCGGTTTCATCGCGTGTGTATCGATGATGGCCGCGTCGCTGTATGTGTTCAGCGGCGGTGATCCATCTCGAATGCTGTCGGCTCGAACAGAATCTGCGAACGCGGAGGATGGGGTGCTTGCCCGACAGTTTATGAAAGACGCCCGTCAGTCAGCAGCCCAGGGAAATTCTGTCGAGGCCCGAAGGCTGGCGGCAATGGCAGCTGACCTGACGACAGACTGGCGGAGTACTGAACAGACCCCTCAGCAGTTTCTGAAGTCGCTTGAAGGATTAACTCCGGATGTCACCTGGTCGGTTGCTGACGAGGTCGACTGGGCGATTCTGGAACCGGACGCAGTTGCAGCGACAGGTGAACAAACCACAGCTGAAGTTGAATTGCCGTCTGCGGACACACAGCAGGGACGAAATCTGCTGAATCGGGCGATTGCAGAACGTTTTGTCGGAGAGGCGGTTCAGGCTCTGAAAGCAGGCGATACCCAACACGCCCGAACACGAGCTCTGCAGGCTGCCAGAATGAAGATTGCCTGGGGGCTTTGGGAACAAAAGCCGGAAGACATACTAACGGCGATTGATCAGGCTGAGGGCACCGAAACATTTCTGGCAGATGACCGGTCGGTCGATGCAAAAGCCGAAACAAGTGTCGGTCAGAAACAGCGAGAGGCGGCTGAGCTGCTGAATCAGGCTCGCGCGGCGATGGATTCTAAGAAATTTGCTCGGGCACTCCAACTGGCTGAGCGGGCCGATGCCATGGCGGTTCAGTACGGAGAATTTGACGATACGCCTGATCTGGTTCGCAGGGATATTCATCGGTTTTCCGGTGCGATGCAGCAGTTCGGTTTCGTTTCTGATGAAAACATCGATTTTGAACAGGAAGTCGACCGACAGTTTGCGTCGGCTCCTGCCAGCGCTGCAGTACAGCATGCTGATGTTGATCGTGATACAGGTCACCCGCAGAAGTTGTCAACAGCTGCTGCGCAGCAGGATCAGGCCTGGGAGCTTCTTGCTGATCCTGCGACTGTGACTCACCAGGACAAACCGCAGGCTGTTGTCTCGGCGAATGCAGAACCAAACCTGTTTGTCGTAAATCCTGAATCTCTCAGGGACGAGGGTGCTTCTAAGTCAGCCGTACTTCAGGCAAATCGTATTCCGATCGTTGCATCGAGTGATGTTGTTAAGGAGGCATCCTTTGATGACACGCTGACTGCTGACATGTCGGCAGAAGAGGCTTGGCAACTGGGAATGGCAGAGCTTAGAGGTGGAAATCAACAGGCAGCTAAAAGTGCGTTTCTGGTTGCGAAAAAGCAGATTGGTGAACTCGACGGTTTTCGGCGGCAACAGCTGCAGGACCAGTTGCAGGAGTTGTCTTCAGTTCGAGTCAACAGCGTGCGTATGGTCGCGGCACTGCCGGACGATATTGATCAGGCCGGGGAAGCTGATCCTTTGACGGACGCTGTCGATCAGCATGACGCCCGTCTGCAACGAACACATGCTGCGGTTACCAATGCTGTCGCACGTGCGGAGAGTCTTAAAGATACCGATGTGGAGGAAGGTCTCCGGATTCTTGATACGACACTGGCAGACATTGAGTCTGCCGGTCTTGCTGAAGAGTCAACTCAGGCGCTTTCTCGGTATGTGAACGAACGTCGAGTGGAACTCGAGGCCTATCGGGCACAGCGAGAGCCGATGATCGCTATGGAAGAACGGAATGAGTCCGTTCGTGACAAAATTGAACGTGATATTAAGCATCAGATTCGGATTGAACAGGAAGTTGCAGATTTGGTTCAGCAGTACAATGATCTGTCAAATCAGCGTCGCTATGCGGAAGCCGTACTGATTGCTCAGAAGGCTTATGACCTGAACCCGGATCTTCCTGAGACAGCAGCCATTCTTGCAAAATCCAAACTGGAAAAGCAGATCGCGTTTAACGAAGACGTTCGCACACGTTCTGCAGATCAGAATTTGAATGCTCTGAACGATGTCGAGTTTACCATGGCTCGTGATCGAGGTGACTATCTTCTTCCGGGTATCACAAAATGGAAGGAGATCACATCACGTCGTGCGGGCTTCGGATCTTCCGGGCGCAGACTAACGGAGAGTGAACAGCGAATCCAGAAAAGCCTTCACAGTCAGGTTTCACTGCACTTCCATGATGTGCCGCTGACAACGATCATTAGCGATATCGCCAACACTCACCAAATTAACATCGTGCTGGATAGAAAAGCGATTGAGTCGCAGGGCCTGATTTCCAGTCAGACCGTTAGTATTGACGTGGACGGTATTGAATTGCGCAGTGCTCTGAACCTATTGCTGCAGCAGTCCGGAGGACTTGTTTATACAGTCGAGAATGAGGTTCTGAAGATCACTGACAGTCTTGAGCAGGAGTCACATTTTAAACCGACTGCTTATCCGGTGGCAGACCTGGTTGTGCCGCTCTCTGATAAATCACAGTCCGGTCCGTTCGATAATTTGAATTACAGAGCCGGTGGAAGCGGCCTTTATCAGCTTGAAGACGATCTCAATGTCCAGATTGGGGCAGGTGGTTCTTCACGCGGTGGTGGAGCTTCCGGTACCGCTGGTGTGGACGAGTTCGATTTCTCCGGACTTAAGGACATGATCACTACTGCCGTTGCCCCGGGAACGTGGGACATCGACGGTGGCGAAGGAACAATCGGTGTCAGTGAAAATACTTTGAGCTTGATTATTCGGCAGACTCCAGCGGTTCATGATCAGATCGTGGAGTTGCTGGAACAGTTGCGGAAGCTGCAGGATCTGCAGGTCACGGTTGAAGTGCGGTTCATCGCCGTTTCCGATGATTTCTTTGAGCGGATTGGTGTGGATTTTGATTTCAACGTGCCGGATTCACTCGGAGATCCGATCGGTGTTCCCGCCTTTGGTTCTAATAACTTCACTTTGCCTGGTGGCGGTGGGGCAGGCGGAGCAGCCGGTGTGGCCGGTGTGGCCGGAGCTGCCGGAGCTGCCGGAGCTGCCGGCGTTGGAGGTATCGGTGGTATCGCCGGTGCAGGAGGTGGTCTGGGTGGCGGTGGCCTGGGCGGCGGTGGCATGGCTGGTGGCGGCATGGCTGGCGGCGGCATGGCTGGCGGCGGCATGGCCGGTGGTGGTGCCGGAATGGGAATGGGACTGTTTCAGACTGTTCCGCGCAGCAACTTTACCCAGGACGGCTTCCGGCGTACCACGGTCGGGTTGGCTGCACCGGGACAGTTTACTGATGACTTTGATATTCAGTTTCAACAGGGATCGTTTGAACTGGGGATTCCTCAGTTTGGCAACTTTGATCCAACAGGAGGACTTTCAGTCGGTATGGCGATTCTGAGCGATCTGGAAGCATTCTTCTTCCTGGAAGCCGTGCAGTCAGATCGGCGTGCCAATGTTCTGTTTGCCCCGAAAGTTTCCGTATTCAATGGTCAGTCAGCGACAATTACAGATTCGACGTCACGACCATATATCGCGTCTGTGGCTCCTGTCGTCGGTACAGGAGCTGTCGGATTTGCGCCGCAGATCGGTCAAATTCAGGATGGTATTTCACTGAGTGTCACCGCAGTGATCTCAGCTGATCGACGATATGTCCGTCTGTCACTTTCGCCGATGTTCAACAACCTGGCCAAAGCCGCCACCGATGCCGCCGAAGCCCATCATGCCGCCGCCGCCCATGCCGCCGCCCATCATGCCGCCGCCGCCCATGCCGCCGCCCATCATGCCGCCGCCGCCCATGCCGCCGCCCATGCCGCCGCCACCCAAACCACCACCAATAGCTCCACCACCAGCACCGCCACCGGCAAATGTGAAGGTGAAGATATCAAAGGGGCTTTGCTGTCGGCGGCTTGTTGTGCGTCTGCATTTGCTGCGTCGGCTTGA
- a CDS encoding gamma-glutamylcyclotransferase, translating into MTQHLFVYGTLKRGYERHRTLSHQRFVSPAATMTPCRLFDCGHYPAMVQCSRGISVCGELYEVDSTCLQQCDVIEGVAEGLYARQLIQVVTIGDESSCSDAWTYIYRNSTVNLVDCGAEWAG; encoded by the coding sequence ATGACCCAGCACCTTTTTGTGTACGGAACACTCAAACGCGGATATGAACGGCATAGGACGCTGAGCCACCAGCGTTTCGTCTCTCCGGCAGCGACGATGACACCGTGTCGGCTGTTTGACTGTGGTCATTATCCGGCCATGGTTCAGTGTTCCCGTGGCATTTCAGTTTGTGGTGAACTCTACGAAGTGGATTCCACATGTCTGCAGCAATGTGATGTGATCGAAGGTGTTGCAGAAGGGCTATACGCACGACAGTTGATTCAGGTGGTTACGATTGGTGATGAGTCGTCTTGTTCCGATGCGTGGACTTACATCTATCGGAATTCTACAGTCAATCTTGTTGACTGCGGAGCTGAATGGGCGGGATAG
- a CDS encoding acyl-CoA thioesterase, whose translation MLLNHSIPISVRYCETDAMGFVHHSNYVNYFELGRTELFRAQGGNYRRMEELEMFLVVVKLQIHYRKPARYDDQLVLHSSITRTTPARIEHAYELMRDTELLCSAESTIACVDSEGEPRRIPENLSEITRV comes from the coding sequence GTGTTGCTGAATCATTCCATCCCGATTTCCGTGCGTTACTGTGAAACAGATGCAATGGGGTTCGTGCATCATTCGAACTATGTCAATTACTTTGAGCTGGGTCGGACGGAACTGTTTCGTGCCCAGGGCGGAAACTATCGGCGAATGGAGGAACTGGAGATGTTTCTGGTCGTGGTGAAACTGCAGATCCATTACCGGAAGCCGGCACGCTATGACGATCAGTTGGTGCTGCACTCATCGATTACGCGTACGACTCCTGCGCGGATTGAACATGCGTATGAGCTGATGCGTGACACCGAATTACTGTGCAGTGCTGAATCAACGATCGCCTGTGTTGATTCAGAGGGAGAACCACGACGGATTCCGGAAAATCTGTCCGAAATTACGCGAGTGTAA
- a CDS encoding DUF2079 domain-containing protein gives MSQRSFNVITIPAGLIGILAGAACTADWLTNSDVANLLWPTDINDTVIELLGGTGNRPEKTLQLSVLSVALRFLGLPAICVAIACLFRREPGVAEMAVRLLTRLGLVGVGCGIIWGVQPLGGHEFGLAVPTLVMMLTGTALYCCVSEFLPESVQSEFGSSRLSWILMLSVTAVWIGISFRLNERLYANLLIPHGDSAMYEEHLWNFRHGKGFRSFLDQGLFLGEHIQVIHLLLIPVHMIWPTHLTLELAESVALGSCTIPLFFIVRQRCNDDWAACLVAISWLFFFPMHFLDIAIDQKTFRPICLGLPFLFWMIQAAESGRYRRAWLFLFVALSAKEDMALITAPIGAVIAISAWYSGSHQRLLRNWGLITAAISAVWLLLAVLIVIPAFRSGDVVHYSRYFGDLGSSPGELIRTALTKPGLVLAQIFSFRTLLYAVVLLAPVGFVSVRSLLKLAAGSLTFFMLCLLQLDSGPNDSGLPPVPYHHFHAPLLPVLFWAVAYGTAANRSRHQSLAWLLPPTPVATALLVFCCCLTTGITGSLLPFGAAYWSEISGFGRHALFYPRENVETERALIRRAEMAEKVVAQIPATARVASTDFIHPRLTHCERSYDYSNYERVVNEDGKRIPADCEFIVIDTGHRYSLIRRPAEIPELQETDTWKLLPDETDGCFLILQRRTE, from the coding sequence ATGTCCCAGCGCAGCTTTAATGTGATAACCATTCCTGCAGGACTCATCGGAATCCTGGCTGGAGCGGCATGTACGGCAGACTGGCTTACAAATTCGGATGTGGCGAATCTATTGTGGCCGACGGATATCAATGACACGGTCATTGAACTGCTCGGTGGTACAGGAAACCGTCCCGAAAAGACTCTACAACTGTCTGTGCTGTCAGTGGCCTTACGATTTCTGGGTCTGCCGGCAATCTGTGTTGCAATCGCCTGTCTTTTCAGACGCGAACCTGGTGTCGCCGAAATGGCGGTAAGACTTTTGACACGGCTGGGTCTGGTCGGAGTCGGCTGCGGAATCATCTGGGGAGTGCAGCCTCTGGGAGGTCATGAGTTCGGTCTGGCCGTTCCAACGCTGGTGATGATGCTGACCGGAACAGCATTGTACTGCTGCGTGTCGGAATTTCTCCCGGAATCCGTACAGTCCGAATTCGGCAGCAGCAGGCTCTCATGGATTTTGATGTTAAGCGTGACAGCGGTCTGGATCGGTATTTCCTTCCGACTGAATGAACGACTCTATGCCAATCTCCTGATCCCGCACGGAGACTCGGCAATGTATGAAGAACATTTGTGGAATTTCCGACACGGGAAAGGATTTCGCAGTTTTCTGGATCAGGGATTGTTTCTTGGCGAACATATTCAAGTGATCCATCTACTGTTGATCCCGGTTCACATGATTTGGCCCACCCATTTAACTCTGGAACTGGCGGAATCTGTCGCCCTCGGAAGCTGCACCATTCCGCTGTTTTTTATTGTCCGGCAACGGTGTAATGATGATTGGGCCGCCTGTCTGGTAGCGATCAGCTGGCTGTTTTTCTTTCCGATGCACTTCCTGGACATCGCGATCGACCAGAAAACATTCCGTCCAATTTGTCTGGGCCTGCCGTTTCTGTTCTGGATGATCCAAGCTGCTGAATCCGGTCGATATCGACGGGCCTGGCTATTCCTGTTTGTTGCACTGTCGGCGAAAGAAGACATGGCACTCATTACAGCACCCATCGGCGCAGTAATAGCCATCAGCGCGTGGTACAGCGGGTCTCACCAGCGACTATTGAGAAACTGGGGATTGATCACAGCTGCGATATCCGCCGTGTGGTTGTTGCTGGCTGTGCTGATCGTGATTCCCGCCTTCCGGTCGGGGGATGTAGTCCACTACAGCAGGTATTTCGGAGATCTGGGCAGCAGTCCTGGTGAATTAATCCGGACAGCACTGACAAAACCGGGGCTTGTCCTTGCTCAGATCTTTAGCTTCAGAACATTGCTTTACGCCGTCGTGCTGCTGGCACCAGTGGGATTTGTCTCTGTTCGCAGTCTGCTGAAACTAGCGGCCGGTTCGCTCACATTTTTTATGCTGTGCCTGTTACAACTGGACTCTGGTCCGAATGACAGCGGTCTGCCACCGGTCCCCTATCACCATTTTCATGCACCTTTGCTGCCAGTACTGTTCTGGGCAGTTGCCTACGGAACGGCCGCAAACAGATCACGGCATCAGAGCCTTGCCTGGCTGCTGCCCCCAACACCGGTTGCCACCGCTCTGTTAGTCTTTTGCTGTTGCCTCACCACCGGCATCACGGGTTCGCTCTTACCCTTTGGCGCAGCCTACTGGTCAGAGATTTCGGGGTTTGGACGACATGCGTTGTTCTACCCTCGAGAAAACGTGGAAACAGAGCGGGCGCTCATTCGAAGAGCAGAAATGGCGGAAAAAGTAGTTGCACAGATTCCCGCCACGGCTCGAGTTGCGTCAACCGACTTCATTCATCCTCGATTAACACACTGTGAACGATCCTACGACTACAGCAATTACGAACGAGTGGTTAATGAAGACGGCAAACGAATTCCGGCCGACTGTGAGTTCATCGTGATCGATACAGGCCATCGGTATAGTTTAATTCGCCGCCCCGCTGAAATCCCGGAACTGCAGGAAACGGATACCTGGAAACTGCTCCCCGACGAAACCGACGGGTGCTTCCTGATCCTGCAGAGGCGAACAGAATGA
- a CDS encoding PQQ-binding-like beta-propeller repeat protein: MFTIRTLWVCVFLSISVNAADWPAWRGPEHNGISREVGLVENWDVDKGTNVLWDSPVGGRAAPIVINDRIYLQCRTNHDVSTGSEELIHAQEQVVCRDVATGDIIWKDHFNVFQTDIPAPRVGWAPMAGDPETGNVYMHSVSGLFRCYDKDGNVQWEKSLFEEYGKISGYGGRTQSPVVDEDRVIVGFFGLNWGDTAKPPPKMTYYAFNKLTGELQWVSPVGGRPKDTNYSHPVIAVINGQRLLIGGGADGGIHAINARTGKAIWSFDMSRRGLNAAPAVVGHRVYISHGEDNIDNTNFGRIECIDGRGTGNITKTHSLWRLDGIKAGYTGLLVQDGILYVVADTGRLYAYDSESGDALWNYSLGTVGKGSPIWADGKLYVMEVNGNIHILKTSRESCQSLSRVTLKATDGNGLDEIYATPAISDGRVFFVTRDRTLCVGNENAGKSQPVDLPPLEEAKGSSKVASIRVVPYETRVFGGGKVEYTVYGYNELGQSLGEVNAELSLGDGWSDTMVDGNTVSVAQSAAEQAGIIRAQLDDVTSKARLRVFPQLPWKWDFEDYAGKRVPPTWINSFIKLQPADVDGSVALKRTPGRGRPSTYFWLGMPEMKEYTIQADVLMKEQKRKLANIGVTAHRYNFILKGNTGRLAIQSWAPHLRMAKEIRYRSKPDVWYTIKMTVRVKDDGAHVMGKVWKRDETEPTEWTLETVDPHPNLEGSPGLYVYNLADSYYDNVQVSE; encoded by the coding sequence ATGTTCACAATCAGAACCCTGTGGGTGTGCGTTTTTCTCAGCATTTCCGTGAATGCAGCGGACTGGCCCGCATGGCGAGGTCCGGAACACAACGGCATCAGTCGCGAAGTCGGTCTGGTTGAAAACTGGGATGTGGACAAAGGAACCAACGTCCTCTGGGATTCCCCTGTCGGTGGTCGGGCGGCTCCCATCGTCATCAACGATCGTATTTACCTGCAGTGCCGCACGAATCATGACGTCAGTACGGGAAGCGAAGAGCTGATTCATGCGCAGGAGCAGGTGGTTTGTCGTGATGTCGCGACCGGTGACATTATCTGGAAGGATCACTTCAACGTATTTCAGACAGACATCCCCGCACCACGAGTCGGCTGGGCCCCGATGGCAGGTGATCCGGAGACCGGCAACGTTTATATGCATTCAGTCAGTGGATTGTTCCGCTGCTACGACAAAGACGGCAACGTTCAGTGGGAAAAATCGCTGTTTGAGGAATACGGAAAAATCAGTGGTTACGGCGGTAGAACTCAGTCACCGGTTGTAGATGAAGATCGTGTCATCGTGGGCTTCTTTGGACTCAACTGGGGAGATACCGCCAAACCACCCCCGAAGATGACCTACTACGCCTTTAACAAACTCACCGGAGAACTGCAGTGGGTCTCACCAGTCGGCGGTCGACCGAAAGATACGAATTACTCACACCCGGTGATTGCGGTCATTAACGGACAGCGTTTGCTGATTGGCGGCGGAGCCGACGGAGGAATTCACGCAATTAATGCCCGGACGGGCAAAGCCATCTGGTCATTTGACATGTCACGACGAGGCCTGAACGCCGCACCGGCCGTTGTGGGTCATCGCGTGTATATCTCCCATGGTGAAGACAATATCGACAACACCAATTTTGGACGAATTGAGTGTATCGACGGGCGCGGCACCGGAAACATTACAAAGACACACAGTCTGTGGCGGTTGGACGGCATCAAAGCCGGTTACACAGGACTGTTGGTACAGGATGGAATTCTCTACGTGGTGGCAGACACCGGTCGTCTGTATGCATACGACAGTGAATCAGGCGATGCGCTCTGGAATTACTCTCTGGGTACTGTTGGAAAAGGATCGCCGATCTGGGCCGATGGCAAGCTGTACGTGATGGAAGTGAATGGCAATATCCATATCCTGAAAACATCGCGTGAGAGTTGCCAGTCACTTTCCCGCGTCACACTGAAAGCAACCGATGGTAACGGACTGGACGAAATCTATGCGACGCCGGCAATCTCCGACGGTCGGGTTTTCTTTGTGACACGTGATCGTACTCTTTGCGTGGGCAATGAGAATGCAGGAAAGAGTCAGCCAGTCGATTTGCCGCCGCTGGAAGAAGCTAAAGGGTCGTCAAAGGTCGCTTCAATTCGTGTGGTTCCTTATGAGACTCGAGTGTTCGGCGGAGGAAAGGTTGAATACACGGTCTACGGTTACAATGAACTGGGCCAGTCGCTGGGTGAAGTCAATGCCGAACTTTCCCTCGGTGACGGCTGGTCAGACACAATGGTCGACGGCAACACCGTGAGTGTTGCGCAAAGTGCGGCGGAACAGGCCGGAATCATCAGAGCCCAACTGGACGATGTCACGAGCAAAGCTCGGCTCCGCGTATTTCCCCAATTACCGTGGAAATGGGATTTTGAGGACTATGCCGGCAAACGGGTTCCTCCAACCTGGATCAATTCGTTCATAAAACTGCAGCCAGCGGACGTTGATGGCTCTGTTGCACTCAAACGAACACCCGGCCGCGGAAGGCCCAGCACTTATTTCTGGCTGGGTATGCCTGAAATGAAAGAATACACTATTCAGGCTGACGTACTGATGAAGGAGCAAAAACGAAAACTGGCCAACATTGGAGTCACTGCTCACCGTTACAACTTCATTCTCAAAGGTAATACCGGACGCCTCGCCATACAAAGCTGGGCACCGCATTTGAGAATGGCAAAAGAGATTCGCTACCGTTCAAAGCCCGACGTGTGGTACACAATTAAAATGACCGTTCGCGTAAAAGATGACGGAGCTCATGTCATGGGTAAAGTCTGGAAACGAGACGAAACCGAACCCACGGAATGGACGCTGGAAACTGTGGATCCTCATCCGAATCTTGAAGGCAGCCCGGGCCTGTATGTCTACAACCTGGCAGATAGTTACTACGATAATGTTCAGGTCTCTGAGTAA
- a CDS encoding type II and III secretion system protein has product MMGFGGIGGGFGGGGMGGGMGGGMGGGMGGGMGGGMGGMAGGGIGGGGGGAGAGDITVQQPVIETISVSTTVSVPDGGTVLLGGIKRLREGRTMFGVPILNKIPYISRLFKNSGVGRETESVMLMATPRIIIQEEEEEVALGTSAQ; this is encoded by the coding sequence ATGATGGGCTTCGGCGGCATCGGTGGCGGCTTTGGCGGCGGCGGCATGGGCGGCGGCATGGGCGGCGGCATGGGCGGCGGCATGGGCGGCGGCATGGGCGGCGGCATGGGCGGCATGGCCGGTGGTGGAATCGGCGGTGGCGGTGGAGGTGCCGGTGCCGGAGACATTACCGTTCAGCAACCGGTTATCGAGACGATTTCTGTTTCGACAACAGTCAGTGTACCTGACGGAGGAACTGTTCTGTTGGGTGGTATCAAACGTCTGCGTGAAGGTCGCACTATGTTCGGTGTACCGATTCTCAACAAGATCCCTTACATCAGCCGTCTTTTCAAGAACAGCGGTGTTGGACGGGAAACTGAAAGTGTGATGTTGATGGCGACTCCCCGCATCATCATCCAGGAGGAGGAAGAAGAGGTGGCTCTGGGGACATCTGCTCAGTAG